In Pseudomonadota bacterium, the sequence GCGCGGCTACGACCACACGGTGTTTGCCGAGAGCCGGCATCCCCAACGCCACGAACTCGACCAGGTGGCGCCCGACAATCCGGTCTGGCTCGGCCGCTGTTGTGGCCATATGGGGGTCGCCAATTCGGCGGCGCTCAAGCTCGCCGGCATCGACCGCGATACGCCGCAGCCTGATGGCGGCGTGATCGAGAAGGTCAACGGCGAGCCGACCGGCCTGCTTCAGGAACGCGCCCAGGTGCTTGTCAGATCGAAGATCCCGACGCCGTCTCTGGAAGATCTGATGGCGGCGGTCCAGTCGGCAGGCGAGCGATGCCTTTCCTATGGTATCACCTCGGTCATGGACGCGTGTGTCGGTGCCCATGGCGGCTGGCGCGATGTCGAGGCTTACGAGGAAGCCGCCGCAACGGGGCGCTTGCCCGTGCGCATGTACATGGGCATAGCCGGCGGACCGGACGGTATCGCCGATCAGGCCTATGCCAAGGGCCGTCTGACCGGCACCGGCAACGGGCGGTTGACGGTCGGTCCGATAAAATTCTTCACCGACGGCAGCGCTGGCGGCTGTACCGCCGCCATGCGCAAGCCCTATTCGAACGGCGCCGACGGGGTCCTGATCCTGGAAGACCGCGATCTCGACGACATGGTCGCGCACTATCACGACCGCGGCTATCAGATCGCGATCCACGCGATCGGCGATGCGGCGGTCGACCAGACCATTCAGGCGCTTGACCGCGCGCTCGCACGACTGCCGCGCGACAATCACCGGCACCGTATCGAACACTGCGGCTGGGTCGACGACGCGAACATCCAGCGCATGATCGACCTTGGCCTGACGCCGGCGCCACAACCAATCTTCATGCGCGAC encodes:
- a CDS encoding amidohydrolase, yielding MAVDGKADLVLKGGRVWCGLDLGAAEALAVKDGRVMAAGLESEIEVLVGPATEVIDLRGRLAMPGFYDAHMHLMSLGRAAQHINLRASEVNTLDGLLERVAARAAQTPPGDWFEGRGYDHTVFAESRHPQRHELDQVAPDNPVWLGRCCGHMGVANSAALKLAGIDRDTPQPDGGVIEKVNGEPTGLLQERAQVLVRSKIPTPSLEDLMAAVQSAGERCLSYGITSVMDACVGAHGGWRDVEAYEEAAATGRLPVRMYMGIAGGPDGIADQAYAKGRLTGTGNGRLTVGPIKFFTDGSAGGCTAAMRKPYSNGADGVLILEDRDLDDMVAHYHDRGYQIAIHAIGDAAVDQTIQALDRALARLPRDNHRHRIEHCGWVDDANIQRMIDLGLTPAPQPIFMRDFGDSYLNVLGEERSAWAYPMAHWQRVGLKPAMSSDTPVSDVNPFVNLYAALTRETSSGHVIGGDQALTLEEALSAYTENGAHAGFAENHRGRLSTGMAADIAIVDRDIFERPAEELFETEVDGTLMDGAFVFDRHQEFR